A part of Trichocoleus sp. FACHB-46 genomic DNA contains:
- a CDS encoding cytochrome b N-terminal domain-containing protein → MKNVQYAVVWRRLATVLAVAVLTLSLIAAITGILLAFYYEPTAGGAYESLRLINTEVTNGWLIQNLHSVAGNGLIVISLIQIVVMFLGERFRSSWLTAWISGILLTLTAIALGWTAMILSWSQLGYWRFKIELETIQAIPLIGPALREILTGGSVSTVTVEHLYTLHSYLLAIGAVLLAVIHLVSLLFQEKEAKQADVGSTNLDAELS, encoded by the coding sequence ATGAAAAACGTGCAGTACGCGGTAGTTTGGCGGCGACTCGCTACGGTTTTGGCTGTAGCTGTTTTGACTTTGAGTCTCATAGCAGCGATCACAGGAATTTTGCTCGCGTTCTATTACGAACCTACGGCAGGCGGTGCTTATGAGTCCTTGCGACTGATTAACACTGAAGTCACGAATGGTTGGTTGATTCAAAATCTGCACAGCGTGGCTGGCAATGGCCTCATTGTTATTTCTCTCATCCAAATTGTGGTGATGTTTCTCGGAGAGCGTTTTCGTTCCAGTTGGTTAACAGCTTGGATTAGCGGTATTTTGCTGACTTTGACGGCGATCGCCTTAGGTTGGACGGCTATGATCTTGAGCTGGAGCCAACTTGGTTATTGGCGCTTCAAGATTGAATTAGAAACCATCCAAGCCATCCCCTTGATTGGACCTGCCTTACGCGAAATTTTGACAGGTGGTTCAGTCAGCACAGTTACGGTGGAGCATCTTTACACTTTGCACAGCTACTTGCTGGCTATTGGAGCCGTTTTGCTCGCGGTCATTCACCTAGTCAGCTTGTTGTTTCAAGAAAAAGAAGCTAAGCAGGCTGATGTTGGAAGTACCAATCTAGATGCGGAATTGTCCTAA
- a CDS encoding sodium:proton antiporter, which translates to MEASFEITLLMIITVIAGISAQVIAEFCKVPSIVFLLLFGILLGSDGLDILHPNLLGTGLEVIVSLFVALILFEGGLNLELGELGRVSGSLRNLVTIGTLITLVGGGIAAYWLSEFPWPIAFLYASLVVVTGPTVISPLLKQVQVDRQVAALLEGEGVLIDPVGAILAVVVLNIILNGDADPVLVFSGLMLRLGIGGGIGLVGGLSLGFVIKRARFLSDDLKNLTVLAGLWGLFGLAQMLRSESGLMATVAAGMMLRASSLPEERLIRRFKGQLTTLAVSVLFILLSADLSIASIFALGPGGVLTVLVLMFIVRPLNIWLCTSWSSNLNWRQKLFLCWVAPRGIVSASVASLFSILLTERGINGGDAIKALVFLTILMTVFVQGLSAGWVARWLGITSTQATGAVIIGCSPLSRLLARLFDERGEAVVLIDTDAEACRLAAEENVRVFVSSGLDAGVLEEAGLGSVGTFLAMTNNGEVNVVLAQRAAEEFHPPRVLAVFPRDPQASAVNKSHKVHQAFVPELPIKAWNDYLSSGAVKLGETMLRDEGFAFQQAHLQALIRSGELIPILLERDDHLQIMPAQEEWEAGDRIIYLLHDPRPTLLKLLSGTTQPRLTLEKLAAVEEIPTPEPALEAPVFVEAQVTPRETEVVPPPISS; encoded by the coding sequence ATGGAAGCATCCTTTGAAATTACACTGCTGATGATCATTACAGTCATCGCAGGCATCAGTGCTCAGGTGATTGCCGAATTTTGCAAAGTGCCGAGCATCGTTTTCTTGCTCCTTTTTGGCATTCTGCTGGGCTCTGATGGTTTAGATATCTTGCACCCAAATTTGCTCGGCACTGGGTTAGAAGTGATTGTCTCCCTCTTCGTAGCGCTGATTTTATTTGAAGGGGGGCTCAATCTAGAACTCGGAGAGCTGGGTCGGGTTTCCGGGAGCCTCCGCAACTTAGTGACAATCGGCACTCTGATTACCTTAGTCGGTGGTGGCATTGCGGCTTATTGGCTGAGTGAATTTCCTTGGCCGATCGCGTTTCTTTACGCCTCCCTCGTGGTCGTTACTGGACCCACTGTCATTAGCCCCCTGCTGAAGCAAGTACAGGTTGATCGTCAGGTGGCAGCCTTGCTGGAAGGCGAAGGCGTCCTGATCGATCCGGTGGGAGCCATTTTGGCTGTGGTAGTGCTCAACATCATTCTCAACGGTGATGCCGACCCAGTTCTGGTGTTCAGTGGCTTAATGCTCCGACTGGGCATTGGCGGTGGTATCGGTTTGGTGGGGGGTCTTTCACTAGGCTTTGTGATTAAACGAGCCCGCTTCTTATCAGATGATCTCAAAAACTTAACCGTTTTAGCGGGGCTCTGGGGCTTGTTTGGCTTGGCTCAAATGCTCCGAAGTGAGTCAGGCTTGATGGCAACGGTGGCGGCTGGAATGATGTTGCGAGCATCCTCACTGCCGGAAGAGCGCTTGATCCGACGCTTCAAAGGACAGCTGACCACGTTGGCAGTTTCGGTTTTATTTATTCTGCTCTCAGCGGATCTTTCGATCGCTAGTATTTTCGCTTTAGGCCCAGGTGGGGTACTCACAGTCTTAGTCTTGATGTTCATCGTCCGCCCCCTCAATATTTGGCTCTGTACCTCTTGGAGCAGCAACCTGAACTGGCGACAAAAGCTATTTTTGTGTTGGGTGGCTCCTAGAGGTATTGTGTCCGCTTCGGTTGCTTCCTTGTTTTCTATTTTGCTGACCGAACGCGGGATTAACGGGGGAGATGCGATTAAGGCCTTAGTTTTTTTGACAATCCTCATGACCGTCTTTGTCCAAGGTCTGTCTGCGGGTTGGGTCGCTCGTTGGTTAGGCATTACCTCCACTCAAGCGACAGGTGCGGTCATTATTGGCTGTAGTCCTCTCAGTCGTCTTCTGGCGCGCTTATTTGATGAACGCGGTGAAGCTGTAGTCTTGATTGACACAGATGCTGAAGCCTGTCGTTTAGCAGCAGAGGAGAATGTGCGGGTTTTTGTTAGCAGTGGTCTAGATGCTGGAGTGCTAGAAGAAGCGGGACTAGGCTCAGTTGGCACCTTTCTGGCTATGACCAACAACGGTGAAGTGAATGTGGTGCTCGCACAACGAGCCGCCGAAGAATTTCATCCGCCTCGGGTTCTAGCTGTTTTCCCACGCGATCCTCAAGCGAGTGCTGTTAATAAGAGCCATAAAGTGCATCAAGCTTTTGTTCCAGAGCTCCCCATCAAAGCTTGGAACGACTATTTGAGCAGCGGTGCAGTCAAGCTGGGCGAGACGATGCTACGGGATGAGGGTTTTGCTTTTCAGCAGGCTCATCTGCAAGCTTTGATTCGCTCCGGTGAGCTGATTCCAATACTCCTAGAGCGCGATGACCATTTGCAAATTATGCCTGCCCAGGAAGAGTGGGAAGCGGGCGATCGCATTATTTATCTATTACATGACCCTCGGCCTACCCTACTAAAGTTGCTATCTGGCACCACCCAGCCTCGCCTCACCTTGGAGAAATTAGCCGCAGTAGAAGAAATTCCAACTCCCGAACCTGCCTTAGAAGCTCCTGTCTTCGTAGAAGCCCAAGTAACGCCTAGGGAGACAGAAGTTGTACCACCTCCTATCTCAAGTTGA
- a CDS encoding murein transglycosylase A, with amino-acid sequence MSGFAKAQRWLAVVALSFGVTLTATHQPIFAVQPLQPVTSSVSLPTSLGLDDKIWPQAGQPGDRAALLAAIDHSLAYLQTPKAAADYQKHSVPGINRDRVRRSLVRFRQLVTKSRSAAELKAAVQREFVLYRAVGKDNQGTVAYTGYFEPTYTASRVRTAEYRYPLFRVPPGLAEWSKPQPTRARLEGKDGLQFAKGPLKNLELVWLRDRLEAFLIQVQGSARLQMTDGSTMTVGFAGKTNHPYTGVGRELVKDGKMRLEDLTLPNLLEYFHQHPEDLDVYLPRNRSFVFFRETYGAAATGSLGVPVTAERSIATDKSLMPPGALALIDTPLPQPSVAGKLEQRPVSRYVLDQDTGSAIKGPGRVDIFMGTGVKAGDRAGLTNSTGQLYYLLLKQ; translated from the coding sequence ATGTCTGGCTTTGCTAAGGCTCAAAGATGGCTTGCTGTCGTTGCTCTCAGTTTTGGAGTTACGCTCACAGCAACTCATCAGCCTATTTTTGCAGTTCAACCCCTGCAACCTGTTACTTCATCTGTTTCGCTACCGACCTCCCTCGGGCTTGACGACAAAATCTGGCCTCAAGCAGGCCAGCCGGGGGATCGGGCAGCTTTATTAGCGGCGATCGACCATAGTTTGGCCTATCTCCAAACTCCTAAAGCAGCGGCAGATTATCAGAAGCATTCGGTGCCCGGAATTAACCGCGATCGCGTGCGTCGCAGTTTGGTTAGATTTCGCCAGTTGGTGACAAAGTCGCGTTCTGCGGCAGAGCTAAAGGCAGCGGTGCAGCGGGAGTTTGTTTTGTATCGAGCCGTGGGCAAAGACAACCAAGGCACTGTTGCCTATACAGGTTACTTTGAGCCTACTTATACTGCTAGCCGCGTCCGTACGGCTGAATATCGCTATCCTCTATTTCGGGTGCCGCCCGGTTTAGCTGAGTGGTCTAAACCTCAGCCAACCAGGGCTCGATTGGAAGGAAAGGATGGGCTGCAATTTGCCAAGGGGCCGCTGAAGAATCTGGAGTTGGTTTGGTTACGCGATCGCCTAGAAGCATTTCTGATTCAAGTGCAAGGTTCGGCTCGCCTGCAAATGACGGACGGCAGCACAATGACCGTTGGCTTTGCGGGCAAGACCAATCATCCTTACACCGGAGTTGGCCGCGAGTTAGTCAAAGATGGCAAGATGCGTCTGGAAGACCTAACACTGCCTAATTTGCTGGAATACTTTCATCAGCATCCTGAAGACCTCGACGTTTATTTGCCACGCAACCGCAGTTTCGTGTTCTTTCGAGAAACCTATGGTGCAGCGGCAACTGGTAGTTTAGGCGTGCCCGTAACGGCTGAGCGATCGATCGCAACCGACAAATCTCTCATGCCACCCGGTGCTCTAGCTTTGATTGACACCCCGCTGCCCCAGCCAAGTGTGGCTGGCAAATTAGAACAACGCCCCGTGAGCCGCTACGTCTTGGATCAAGATACGGGAAGCGCCATTAAAGGCCCAGGACGAGTTGATATTTTCATGGGTACAGGGGTGAAGGCAGGCGATCGCGCGGGCCTGACAAATTCAACGGGTCAACTCTACTATCTATTACTGAAGCAGTAA
- a CDS encoding Mo-dependent nitrogenase C-terminal domain-containing protein, whose protein sequence is MNTSECTSENLALVSWTWLSSSQDSETTASPLRPPAKAKFDFWQPMRQWLEQVEVATPALAHRLCQLIPSQCPFERDVKLFGRTLFHIPPMCKLNPLYEEVVGLRFRALCYLADKCGEDVTRYC, encoded by the coding sequence ATGAATACTTCTGAATGCACATCCGAAAATTTGGCCCTGGTTAGCTGGACTTGGCTCTCCTCCAGTCAAGACTCTGAAACGACAGCAAGCCCTCTACGCCCCCCTGCAAAAGCTAAATTTGATTTTTGGCAACCCATGCGTCAATGGCTAGAGCAAGTCGAAGTTGCGACTCCAGCTCTAGCTCATCGGCTTTGCCAACTCATCCCTTCTCAGTGCCCCTTTGAGCGTGACGTTAAACTGTTTGGTCGCACTTTGTTTCATATTCCTCCCATGTGCAAACTCAATCCTTTGTACGAGGAAGTGGTAGGTCTACGGTTCCGAGCGCTTTGCTACTTGGCAGACAAATGTGGTGAAGACGTAACGCGCTACTGTTAG
- a CDS encoding ribonuclease J, whose amino-acid sequence MTQTQSAPALKVIPLGGLHEIGKNTCVFEINDEILLLDAGLAFPTDGMHGVNIVLPDTTYLRENRHKIKGMIVTHGHEDHIGGIAFHLKQFDIPVIYGPRLAMALLEGKLEEAGVADRTELRTVRPRDMVRIGSSFFVEFIRNTHSIADSYTVALHTPVGVVIHTGDFKFDHTPVDGEHFDIQKLAEHGEKGVLCLISDSTNSEVPGFTASERSVFPNLDRVFSQAEGRLLVTTFASSVHRINMILELAKKRNRFVSVIGRSMLNVIAHARNLGYIKCEDSLFKPLQEIRHLPPEQVLILTTGSQGEPMSAMTRIANGEHNQIKVRPGDTIVFSANPIPGNTIAVVNTIDKLMIQGAKVIYGREQGIHVSGHGCQEDQKLMIALTRPKFFLPVHGEHRMLVKHSQTAQSMGIPAENMVIINNGDVVEVAPESIQVAGKVPSGIELVDRAGVVNANVLQERQHLAEDGVVTVAATVGWDGKLLTQPEVHLRGVVTTLERSLLQKLINRAIESVLSDRWREFVQSLEDDQIEVDWVGLQAQIESAVQRLLRRELQSKPLLVFLMQNPEKPPAKVTTNRRRSTAKVAS is encoded by the coding sequence TGAAATTGGCAAAAACACCTGCGTTTTTGAAATCAATGATGAGATTCTGCTGCTAGACGCTGGATTGGCTTTCCCGACCGATGGCATGCATGGTGTCAACATCGTTTTGCCCGACACCACTTATCTGCGGGAAAATCGCCACAAAATTAAAGGCATGATCGTAACTCACGGTCACGAAGATCACATTGGCGGTATTGCCTTTCACCTCAAGCAGTTTGACATCCCTGTCATTTACGGCCCTCGCCTAGCCATGGCTTTGCTAGAAGGCAAGTTAGAAGAAGCAGGAGTCGCCGACAGAACTGAATTGCGTACCGTTCGTCCTAGAGATATGGTGCGGATCGGTTCGTCCTTCTTTGTAGAATTTATTCGCAACACCCACTCGATCGCCGACAGCTATACCGTAGCCCTACATACCCCTGTAGGTGTAGTGATTCACACAGGTGACTTCAAATTTGACCACACACCCGTAGACGGCGAGCATTTTGATATCCAAAAGCTAGCTGAGCATGGTGAGAAAGGCGTTCTTTGTCTGATCAGCGACTCTACCAACTCTGAGGTGCCTGGATTCACCGCTTCTGAGCGCTCTGTCTTCCCAAACTTAGATCGCGTTTTCAGCCAAGCAGAAGGTCGGTTACTCGTTACTACCTTTGCCTCATCTGTGCATCGCATCAACATGATTTTGGAGTTGGCCAAGAAACGTAACCGCTTTGTTTCGGTGATTGGCCGTTCCATGCTGAACGTGATTGCTCATGCGCGGAATTTGGGTTACATCAAGTGTGAAGATAGTTTGTTCAAGCCGCTTCAAGAAATCCGACATTTGCCTCCCGAGCAAGTACTGATCTTGACAACCGGGTCTCAAGGCGAACCCATGTCTGCCATGACTCGAATTGCTAACGGCGAACATAACCAAATCAAGGTGCGCCCCGGGGATACGATTGTGTTCTCTGCCAACCCTATCCCTGGTAACACGATCGCCGTGGTTAACACGATTGATAAGTTGATGATCCAGGGGGCCAAGGTGATCTATGGTCGCGAGCAAGGGATTCACGTCTCTGGTCACGGTTGCCAGGAAGACCAGAAACTAATGATTGCCCTAACTCGGCCTAAGTTCTTCTTACCCGTACATGGCGAGCACCGGATGCTAGTTAAGCATTCTCAAACGGCTCAAAGCATGGGCATTCCTGCCGAAAATATGGTCATCATCAATAACGGTGATGTGGTTGAAGTGGCTCCGGAGAGCATTCAAGTTGCGGGCAAGGTACCTTCTGGGATTGAGCTAGTGGATCGGGCTGGAGTCGTCAATGCAAACGTCCTCCAAGAGCGTCAGCACCTAGCTGAAGATGGTGTTGTCACCGTGGCTGCCACAGTCGGTTGGGACGGCAAATTGTTAACTCAGCCGGAAGTACATCTGCGCGGCGTAGTCACTACCCTGGAGCGATCGCTACTGCAAAAGCTGATTAACCGGGCAATTGAGAGCGTGTTGAGCGATCGCTGGCGGGAATTTGTGCAGTCGTTAGAAGACGATCAGATTGAAGTCGATTGGGTAGGATTACAAGCGCAGATTGAGTCAGCCGTACAGCGACTGCTGCGGCGTGAGTTGCAAAGCAAGCCACTTTTGGTCTTCCTGATGCAAAATCCTGAGAAGCCACCCGCAAAAGTGACCACAAATCGTCGGCGCTCCACTGCCAAAGTAGCTTCCTAG